Proteins co-encoded in one Trichoplusia ni isolate ovarian cell line Hi5 chromosome 19, tn1, whole genome shotgun sequence genomic window:
- the LOC113503523 gene encoding dual specificity mitogen-activated protein kinase kinase dSOR1 codes for MSKMSKNKLNLTLPPGSIDQAPAITPSNMTPQLKSATATERQGLAGKSKTSIEALTERLEQIEMDDTQRRRIEVFLCQKEKIGELSDDDFEKLGELGQGNGGVVMKVRHKSTGLIMARKLIHLEVKPAIKKQIIRELKVLHECNFAHIVGFYGAFYSDGEISICMEYMDGGSLDLILKKAGRIPESILGTITSAVLKGLSYLRDKHAIMHRDVKPSNILVNSNGEIKICDFGVSGQLIDSMANSFVGTRSYMSPERLQGTHYSVQSDIWSLGLSLVEMAIGMYPIPPPDAKTLAAIFGGQNEDHSPGQAPNSPRPMAIFELLDYIVNEPPPKLPAGIFSDEFKDFVDRCLKKNPDERADLKTLMNHEWIRKADAEKVDIAGWVCKTMDLMPSTPNSNVSPFSS; via the exons ATGAgtaaaatgtctaaaaataagTTGAACCTGACCCTGCCACCAGGGTCAATTGATCAGGCTCCAGCCATAACACCATCCAACATGACACCACAGCTGAAGTCTGCCACTGCTACCGA GCGGCAGGGCTTAGCTGGGAAGTCCAAGACCAGTATTGAGGCTTTGACAGAGAGGCTGGAGCAAATAGAAATGGATGACACTCAGAGGCGCAGGATAGAAGTGTTCCTCTGTCAGAAGGAGAAGATCGGAGAACTCAGCGATGATGATTTTGAGAAACTGGGGGAGTTGG GTCAAGGCAACGGAGGCGTCGTAATGAAAGTCCGCCACAAGTCCACTGGGCTCATAATGGCTCGAAAGCTTATCCACCTGGAAGTAAAGCCGGCCATAAAGAAACAGATTATAAGGGAGTTGAAAGTACTGCACGAGTGTAACTTCGCCCACATCGTCGGTTTCTATGGAGCGTTCTACAGCGACGGGGAGATTTCCATCTGTATGGAGTACATGGATGGTGGATCGCTTGATTTGATCCTTAAGAAGGCTGGCAGGATTCCTGAATCCATATTAG GAACAATAACATCAGCTGTCTTAAAAGGATTGAGCTATTTGCGCGACAAGCACGCGATCATGCATCGCGACGTCAAACCGTCCAATATTCTCGTGAACAGCAACGGCGAGATCAAGATCTGCGATTTCGGTGTATCGGGACAGCTGATTGATTCCATGGCTAACTCCTTTGTGGGAACTAGGAGTTATATGTCT CCGGAGCGACTCCAAGGGACCCATTACTCTGTGCAATCAGATATATGGTCCCTAGGTCTCTCGCTCGTGGAGATGGCGATAGGCATGTATCCAATCCCGCCGCCTGACGCGAAGACCTTGGCGGCGATATTCGGAGGACAGAATGAGGATCATTCTCCTGGGCAG GCGCCAAACTCCCCGCGTCCGATGGCGATATTCGAGCTCCTCGACTACATCGTGAACGAGCCGCCCCCGAAGCTGCCGGCCGGGATCTTCTCCGATGAGTTCAAGGACTTCGTGGACCGCTGCCTCAAGAAGAACCCAGACGAACGGGCTGACTTGAAGACGCTGATG AACCACGAATGGATCCGCAAGGCTGACGCGGAGAAGGTTGACATCGCGGGCTGGGTGTGCAAGACGATGGACCTCATGCCCTCCACGCCTAACTCTAACGTGTCTCCTTTTTCTTCATAA